Genomic window (Ananas comosus cultivar F153 linkage group 16, ASM154086v1, whole genome shotgun sequence):
TGCTGAATGTATTACGATTACCAGGTTCGAatctcgtcttgttttacgaactcgtCTTGTCTTTAGTGCTAAGTTTTTCACTACTTGATACtcgagatttcaagttcaaattttaattgatttacatttttagctaaatttatttctaaaaaatcgTGCAACGCTCTTTAGAATTAATGCAAGGTGTACAACAGTCACATGCATCAAGTAGTGGaaacggaaaaaaaataattgtgaaGTTGCTGGAAATTAAATTTGGGACGAACCCACGCACCTTGCGAAGGCAAAGCTTAATTACGAACTTAACAATTAAGTTGACAAGGCCAGCCACTTTATAATCACGCTAGTAGCAGCGTATGAAGATGCGCCGGAAAAATGCAGGAGCCAAGTGGCCGAAGTACTggaatagtttttatttttgagaaaaaagtagcacgctacccgcttcattcattcagaatGGGACGAACCCACGCACCTTGCGAAGGTGAACCTTACGAACTCAACAATTAAGCTGACAAGGCCAGCCACTACTGACGGATTATAATCACGCCCGTAGCAACGGATAAAGATGCGCCGGAAAAATGCAGGAGCCAAGTGGCCGAAATACTggaatagattttatttttgagaaaaaactAGCACGCTGCCCGCTTTATTCATTCAGAATGGGACGAACCCATGCACCTTGCGAAGGCGAAGCTTACGAACTCAACAATTAAGCTGACAAGGCCAGCCACTACTGACGGATTATAATCATGTCCGTAGCAGCGGATGAAGATACGCCGGAAAAATGCAGGAGCCAAGTGGCCGAAGTATTGGaatagcttttatttttgagaaaaaagtagcacgctacccgcttcattcattcagaatGGGACGAACCCATGCACCTTGCGAAGGCGAAGCTTACGAACTCAACAATTAAGCTGACAAGGCCCGCCACTACTGACGGATTATAATCACGTCCGTAGCAGCGAATGAAGATGCGTCGGAAAAATGCCGCAGCCAAGTGGCCGAAGTATTagaatagtttttttatttttgagtaaaaaatagcacgctatccgcttcattcattcagaatGGGGCGAACCCATGCACCTTGCTAAGACGAAGCTTACGAACTCAACAATTAAGCTTGCAAGGCCAGCCACTACTGACGGATTATAATCACGTCCGTAGCAACGGATGAAGATGCGCCGAAAAAATGCAGGAGCCAAGTGGCCGAAGTACTgaaatagttttttctttttttggagaaaaaaatagcatgctacccgcttcttTCATTcagaaatttaattaattaagctacaTGAGTGAGGCATCAGGACCTCAAGGACGGCGGAAGAGAGAAACAGatatttaagaattaaaattaatctaCAGTTTAAAATCACTCTACTGGCAACAGGGTCTCAGAACTGATCAGAGATTCCCCCGCTTAGTCGTTAGCTGTTTGATCTTATGGATTCCACGAAGTGGGTCAATAGTTGCTTTGGAATCGAGGTTAAAATCTTCACTAGACTTTGCAATTAAATGTCCTTACAGCTAGCTGCTCCGGCCAGAATGTGGCACCACATACATATTTGCTGGGCATGTCATGCATGTTAGTCATGATAGGCCTAATTAAGTTTCCTCCCTTCCAGATTTATTAGCCAAATTTGACACGTCAAATGTACTCGCTGAGGGGTCCGTCGCCGATTAATAAATGTACTCTCACTGAGGCCCCGAACAAGGGACAAAAATTCTATGGNCGAACCCACGCACCTTGCGAAGGCAAAGCTTAATTACGAACTTAACAATTAAGTTGACAAGGCCAGCCACTTTATAATCACGCTAGTAGCAGCGTATGAAGATGCGCCGGAAAAATGCAGGAGCCAAGTGGCCGAAGTACTggaatagtttttatttttgagaaaaaagtagcacgctacccgcttcattcattcagaatGGGACGAACCCACGCACCTTGCGAAGGTGAACCTTACGAACTCAACAATTAAGCTGACAAGGCCAGCCACTACTGACGGATTATAATCACGCCCGTAGCAACGGATAAAGATGCGCCGGAAAAATGCAGGAGCCAAGTGGCCGAAATACTggaatagattttatttttgagaaaaaactAGCACGCTGCCCGCTTTATTCATTCAGAATGGGACGAACCCATGCACCTTGCGAAGGCGAAGCTTACGAACTCAACAATTAAGCTGACAAGGCCAGCCACTACTGACGGATTATAATCACGCCCGTAGCAACGGATAAAGATGCGCCGGAAAAATGCAGGAGCCAAGTGGCCGAAATACTggaatagattttatttttgagaaaaaactAGCACGCTGCCCGCTTTATTCATTCAGAATGGGACGAACCCATGCACCTTGCGAAGGCGAAGCTTACGAACTCAACAATTAAGCTGACAAGGCCAGCCACTACTGACGGATTATAATCATGTCCGTAGCAGCGGATGAAGATACGCCGGAAAAATGCAGGAGCCAAGTGGCCGAAGTATTGGaatagcttttatttttgagaaaaaagtagcacgctacccgcttcattcattcagaatGGGACGAACCCATGCACCTTGCGAAGGCGAAGCTTACGAACTCAACAATTAGGCTGACAAGGCCAGCCACTACTGACGGATTATAATCACGTCCGTAGCAGCGGATGAAGATGCGCCAAAAAAATGCAGGAGCCAAGTGGCCGAACTGgaatagtttttaattttttagaaaaaagtagcacgctacccgctttattcatTCAGAATAGGACGAACCCATGCACCTTGCGAAGGCGAAGCTTACGAACTCAACAATTAAGCTGACAAGGCAACCCACTACTGACGGATTATAATCACGTCCGTAGCAGCGAATGAAGATGCGCCGGAAAAATACAGGAGCCAAGTGGCCGAAGTATTggaatagttttttatttttgagaaaaaagtagcacgctacccgcttcattcaatcAGAATGGGACGAACCCATGCACCTTGCGAAGGCGAAGCTTACGAACTCAACAGTTAAGCTGACAAGGCCAACCACTACTGACGGATTATAATCACGTCTGTAGCAGCGGATGAAGATGCGCCGGAAAAATGCAGGAGCCAAGTGGCCAAAGTACTggaatagttttttatttttgagaaaaaagtagcacgctactcgcttcattcATCAGAGTGGGACGAACCCATGCACCTTGCGAAGGCGAAGCTTACGTACTCAACAATTAAGCTGACAAGGGCAGCCACTACTGACGTATTATAATCACACCCGTAGCAACGGATGAAGATGCGCCGGAAAAATGCCGGAGCCAAGTGGCCAAAGTACTggaatagttttttatttttgagaaaaaagtagcacgctacccgcttcattcattcagaatGGGACGAACCCATGCACCTTGCGAAGGCGAAGCTTACGAACTCAACAATTAAGCTGACAAGGCCCGCCACTACTGACGGATTATAATCACGTCCGTAGCAGCGAATGAAGATGCGTCGGAAAAATGCCGCAGCCAAGTGGCCGAAGTATTagaatagtttttttatttttgagtaaaaaatagcacgctatccgcttcattcattcagaatGGGGCGAACCCATGCACCTTGCTAAGACGAAGCTTACGAACTCAACAATTAAGCTTGCAAGGCCAGCCACTACTGACGGATTATAATCACGTCCGTAGCAACGGATGAAGATGCGCCGAAAAAATGCAGGAGCCAAGTGGCCGAAGTACTgaaatagttttttctttttttggagaaaaaaatagcatgctacccgcttcttTCATTcagaaatttaattaattaagctacaTGAGTGAGGCATCAGGACCTCAAGGACGGCGGAAGAGAGAAACAGatatttaagaattaaaattaatctaCAGTTTAAAATCACTCTACTGGCAACAGGGTCTCAGAACTGATCAGAGATTCCCCCGCTTAGTCGTTAGCTGTTTGATCTTATGGATTCCACGAAGTGGGTCAATAGTTGCTTTGGAATCGAGGTTAAAATCTTCACTAGACTTTGCAATTAAATGTCCTTACAGCTAGCTGCTCCGGCCAGAATGTGGCACCACATACATATTTGCTGGGCATGTCATGCATGTTAGTCATGATAGGCCTAATTAAGTTTCCTCCCTTCCAGATTTATTAGCCAAATTTGACACGTCAAATGTACTCGCTGAGGGGTCCGTCGCCGATTAATAAATGTACTCTCACTGAGGCCCCGAACAAGGGACAAAAATTCTATGggcagcgtgcccaaactaattagtttgggcacgctgccggatgggcgccgcatggcacaggtgccacgcggcgcccatccaccACTGCTCTCCCAGTAATGGCGGAGAGACTGGAACTTTGCTAGGGTGGCACCTGTGCATCTATACCAGGTCACTATAattatagaattttaaatttttagttttaaattataattttattaaaatttatttatttttttttactagttatacatgtgtagcactaaaatttaaattctatttgttttgaaaaaaaattaaggaataattaaaaattaatccaTGCATTCCAGtgaaacaaaataaagttattttaaaattttaatttctaaatcgATAATCATAATTATAGACCAGTTATGTTTAAATAAACCATATATGAACATATTAagttacaatttttaaaaaatttaaaattacaatatgGGTGCACCTGGTATCAGGATGCCACAGGTCAGCCAGAAAGTTCGCAGTGCTCTCCCATTACTGGGAGAGCATGGTGGATGGTGCGCCGCAGTGGACTGTGCCATGCGGCGCCATGCCGCcagcgtgcccaaactaatAGTGTTGGGCACCGCTGCCCATAGAGATTTTGTCCCGACAAGACCTTTGTATAGTTAATTCGTAAAATGTATtcacaaattattaaaaatttaaattaaatgttcgtttacaaattttttataaaaaaagaaaattattcgtGAGTTTTTGAGCCAgtcgaataattcgcgaattatttctaaattatcgaaaatctaaataaaaaaacttataatttttatgtttaaatatagattatcttatattttatattttatatcgaaTCCGATTTTTATGccaaatttttcaacaaatttaaaaattaaaaaacaaattttatacgGATTATATTTATACCAAATTTTTGCCGaattcgaattaactaactatggatgAGACCACTGTTATAGTTTGAGAGCGCCTGTGTAGATGAGGTGGATCAATTTGAGTAAACCATTGGAAAGAGGAGTTTGGGTGGGCTCTAAAAATAATAGTGTTGCATATATTTTGTTACCCATAAGGAATGCTTCGTCACCTCCAATGCCTCAATTAGTTGGAGGAACAACTGATAATATGTTATATAAGTTAGCATATAGAGGGgaataaagaaaagataaaagttcaaGCCCATTAATTAGCCGGATTTACAAGGAGCGTAGAGGAGGTTAATCTATTCTTTACTTCGTCTAacgtaaaatatatttatactatatgTAAAAGCacatatatctatactatatataaaagtatgtATTTTAAATTCCGATCCGTTGAcagatttattttaaaaataaaaatataaggataAGAATAAGAACGGTTGAGAATGAATATgtaaggataagaataaaaacatatataaagataataatagAAACCGTTGGGAATAAATATATAAGGATAAGAATAGAAATCGTTGAAATGAATAGATAATGAATGGATAcgtaataaacaaattttaatttaattttttctttaaaagatAACCGGTgagcatataaaaaaattatttttctaattaaatttatatttcttgaAAAGTgtgatatattaatttttaacagATTTCGGATTCAATCCGATCCGTACCGCGGGGAGCTCCGCCCACCGCACCCCCAATTTCGAGGCACATCTAATTACCGTTGTCTAATAACCAATATTAGAGATGTTGCTAATTGATATCAGAACACTTTGCAGAACGGAATTCTAGCTAGTAACCGATATTATAgagtttactcttttttttcttttctgttttttgagagagagatagatagcacgctatccacttcgtttattttatttagaaataaatttgactagaaatgtgaatcaactagaattcgaacttaggtatcggataccaaccaccaaattctttgccacttgctctagggacggtcggtatagAGTTTACTAATTGATATATCGGAGGTAGTTTATGGATACCACGTGCCTGTGCACACCAAATATTACGTAAAATAAGGCCGAACATTTTTATCATCTctacatatataatgtaagagAAATTAAATGCGATGTATATATacaaaatctgataaaattcaATATAATTTTAGTGAAGTTTTAGGCCGCACATGCGCGCATGGTGGGTAAGTTGTGCGCGCGGTTCGAGAACTAGAGTAGTATAATTCAGGAGCCTATAAATAGAGGCAGCCTCTCGGAGCACTCTCCACCCATCTATCTACTACGTACGTACCTTCTGATATATTATAGAGAGGCAGATATGTCGCTAGCTGGCTTGAGATCCGTGAGTTCGGAGGACTCGGTGAGCTATGAGACTATCGAGACACGCGACGGCAAATTCGCCTTGCTGACCCTGAAGCCAACGAACAGCCATCACCTCTTCACAAAGGAGCTCATCGAAAAGTACAGCACACGACTCCAGCAGGCCGTCAACGACAAAGTTAAAGGCCTTATAACCACCCACGACGGTGAGTGGTTCTCCGGCGGCTTCGACTACCACTCGGCCCCCGAGGAAGAGTTGGTGGTGGAGTTCCGGAAGCTGATTGCTCAATTCCTCGATCTGCAGTTCCCGACGGCGGCCTACGTGTCGGGCTTCGCCTACGGGGCAGGATTCACGCTGGCGCTTTTACACGACTACTTAGTGCTGTCGAATGACAATGTTAGTTTGCGCCAGGACGAGCTGGCTAATGGGCATGAGTTGCCGCCGCATGCCGCGGCGCTGGTGAGGGACAAGTTCCAGCTGCTGGCCTCGCTGGAGCTGCTGGTGTCGACCAAGTACGTCACACCCCCGCAGTTCGCGCCCATAGCCGAGTACGTGAAACCGTACGTAGGGTGGACTGTAGACGAGGTGGTGGAGAAGCTGCTGCGGCCATTGGTTGACCTCGACGGCAGCAACTATAGTGGCGTGCGGAAGATCCTGCTGTTCCGCGTGTATCAGCTCGTGAAACTAGAACCGGCTCGCGGCTAGCGAGTTTGAGAGCCTGCATGCGTGGCTCAAATTTTACATGCATGCAATATGTATGTTCTCGCCCCCCGCGTGCATGGATTGCATAATGCGTACCACTACTGTTAGCTTCGAGTCCAAGTCTGAGTCTGAGTCCGAGTCCCAGTGAGTTTACTCTGCTTGTTTTTGCCTTTCAAATAAAATGGGGGGGCCGGGGCGATGTCGGTCGAGTGAGTCTCTGTCCTAAGTCATTTACTATATTGGAATGTAATTCTATCTATCTATGTACTGGTAAGAAATTGTGCTTCTGCATCTCTTATTTATTTACGATTGTTTGGATTGGTCTTCAAGAGCATATATATTTAGATTACCCGAGCTTAATTTCTCGCTGTGAATGGAACTTAGGAGCATTAATATATGTAGCTCCACTGAGTTCCTCTAAGgtcgcaaaaaaaaaatccttgaatttaaaaatttcgtCACCAAACTAGAACTTTTTACAAATTTCTCATTACAAATGCCACAATCCCCAGAGAAAACACAAAGCGATATGGATTGGGCCTGGTCCATCGAACCATTAATTTTGAATCGTGGCACCGGTTGGCCTGGTCCGATCGATTACCATAGATATATAGATCACTCGTTAGTTCTTTCCTGGCTCAAGGTCGAAAAGATGTAAAGCTAATTGTTTGGAGCCATATATAGATGGACTTGGGGCTCAAGGACAACCAACA
Coding sequences:
- the LOC109722081 gene encoding enoyl-CoA delta isomerase 2, peroxisomal-like, encoding MSLAGLRSVSSEDSVSYETIETRDGKFALLTLKPTNSHHLFTKELIEKYSTRLQQAVNDKVKGLITTHDGEWFSGGFDYHSAPEEELVVEFRKLIAQFLDLQFPTAAYVSGFAYGAGFTLALLHDYLVLSNDNVSLRQDELANGHELPPHAAALVRDKFQLLASLELLVSTKYVTPPQFAPIAEYVKPYVGWTVDEVVEKLLRPLVDLDGSNYSGVRKILLFRVYQLVKLEPARG